A single region of the Podospora pseudopauciseta strain CBS 411.78 chromosome 1, whole genome shotgun sequence genome encodes:
- a CDS encoding hypothetical protein (EggNog:ENOG503NZGD; COG:P), with the protein MHRIRTWARAKAHGPSPLTGTPPRTHAAEAGNERREGRRDRPAEDTSRNAFTGFWLTIRAILFSSIVNVLLIFVPVGFAVRFAHLPAGVVFGVNAIAIIPLASLLSHATESVASRMGDTVGALMNVTFGNAVELIIFIIALCKDQIRIVQASLVGSILANVLLILGMCFLLGGLRFREQIYNSTVTQTSASLLALSVMSLLIPTVFHASFSKILTADDKVLKISRGTSVILLLVYLLYLVFQLKSHSYLYESTPQHIIEMETRPGPAAHYFHSSSSLDEMDSDHNTSSDENREDEGIGRGRQLEALQLHGTGSAEDTHPDAVTDRHESGQGAPTHSHKKSKKSKHHHKRHHSKRHCDSGEQTQPSIRRVAFEEGPSLEAQPVPTSPRPLSLSFRQLPLFTPRQSGLSINNPSNLPPACPRRARSLPLNRGPPTSSSIFDPSFRFSTANADPPPSTTSAPTTSPDDGRSTTSSKPPIWPPILVLLISTALISLQAEFMVSAITPLLASDTGLSEAFIGLILLPIVGNAAEHLTAVTVALKNKMDLAIGVAVGSSIQIALFVTPLVVILGWAMGKDMSLFFTLFETVCVVVSAFIVSFLVLDGRSNYLEGALLVAGYVMIAVAAFFYPDVAAANLLGGGQDELLNGGPVRGTG; encoded by the exons ATGC ATCGCATCCGAACTTGGGCAAGGGCAAAGGCCCATGGCCCTTCTCCTCTTACCGGGACACCCCCGAGGACCCATGCTGCCGAAGCTGGGAACGAACGACGAGAAGGACGCCGAGATCGCCCAGCAGAAGACACCTCAAGGAATGCCTTCACAGGCTTCTGGCTAACCATACGAGCTATCCTGTTCTCGAGCATCGTCAATGTACTACTCATCTTTGTCCCAGTTGGGTTTGCTGTCC GTTTTGCGCATTTGCCTGCAGGCGTGGTTTTCGGTGTCAACGCTATTGCAATTATTCCACTCGCCAGTTTGCTCAGCCATGCGACGGAGAGTGTAGCCAGCCGAATGGGCGATACCGTGGGGGCTTTGATGAATGTCACCTTTGGCAATGCTGTCGAGCTGATCATCTTCAT AATCGCCCTCTGCAAGGATCAGATTCGAATCGTTCAAGCATCGCTTGTGGGCTCGATATTGGCTAACGTCCTGCTGATCCTCGGCATgtgcttcctcctcggcggtcTGCGGTTCCGGGAGCAAATCTACAACTCGACCGTCACGCAAACCAGTGCCTCTCTCTTGGCCTTGAGTGTGATGAGTCTGCTCATACCGACAGTTTTCCATGCCTCTTTCAGCAAGATCCTCACGGCAGACGACAAGGTCCTCAAGATCAGCAGGGGCACATCGGTGATCTTGCTGCTTGTTTATCTTCTCTACCTGGTGTTTCAGCTGAAGTCACATTCGTACCTGTATGAGTCGACACCACAGCATATCATTGAGATGGAGACCAGGCCTGGACCGGCAGCGCACTATTTTCACTCGTCGAGCTCGCTGGATGAAATGGACAGCGACCACAATACTTCGAGCGACGAAAATAGGGAAGACGAGGGGATCGGGCGTGGAAGACAACTAGAGGCACTTCAACTTCATGGCACGGGATCGGCAGAAGACACCCACCCTGACGCTGTTACTGACAGGCACGAGTCGGGTCAAGGAGCTCCTACCCACTCCCACAAGAAGTCAAAGAAGTCGAAACATCACCACAAGCGACACCATTCCAAAAGACATTGTGACTCTGGCGAGCAGACACAGCCATCGATCCGCCGAGTGGCCTTTGAAGAGGGCCCCTCGCTGGAAGCACAACCTGTCCCAACCTCGCCACGACCTTTGTCGTTGAGCTTTCGCCAATTACCTCTCTTCACACCCCGTCAATCAGGACTGAGCATCAACAACCCTTCCAATCTCCCACCTGCTTGCCCACGCCGTGCCCGTTCGCTCCCTCTGAACCGTGGCCCTCCCACTTCTTCCTCTATATTTGATCCCAGCTTCAGGTTTTCCACTGCCAATGCTGATCCCCCACCGTCAACTACCTCTGCCCCTACGACTTCTCCCGACGATGGTCggtccaccacctcctccaaacctccaATCTGGCCTCCCATTCTTGTCCTGCTCATTTCAACGGCGTTGATATCCCTCCAAGCAGAGTTCATGGTTTCAGCCATCACACCACTTTTGGCATCTGATACGGGCTTGTCAGAGGCGTTTATCGGGCTGATCCTGCTCCCAATTGTCGGCAACGCAGCAGAGCACTTGACAGCTGTCACAGTCGCTCTCAAGAACAAGATGGATCTTGCTATTGGTGTTGCCGTTGGTTCGTCAATACAGATTGCATTGTTTGTCACACCTCTCGTGGTAATACTAGGGTGGGCCATGGGCAAAGATATGAGTCTCTTCTTTACCTTGTTCGAAACGGTGTGCGTGGTTGTCTCGGCGTTCATTGTCAGCTTCCTCGTGCTGGATGGAAGAAGTAATTATCTCGAGGGAGCTCTCTTGGTTGCGGGCTATGTCATGATTGCGGTAGCGGCGTTTTTCTATCCGGATGTTGCTGCGGCAAATTTGCTGGGGGGTGGGCAGGATGAATTGTTGAATGGGGGGCCGGTGAGAGGGACTGGGTGA
- a CDS encoding hypothetical protein (EggNog:ENOG503PI3Q) yields the protein MGVPVVLATVAACGSIVTSIKSSWELRRMVKRKKEQHEADDEAPYVFRKLRQAYYDGLMTVPEYEQWYEKFLVAKVEKDLAGLRRIRAHLRIIENGAPITGNRRSRSVEPSRRRQSVTFAPTPQHPAYVDYRQPNRGNIEYYADPRARVGAHPDEFVRLERQSTYSRASSSDAQSRVSRSSSARHESRGRSRRRYDSSDSDSDDYYYEKRSYRGRSSNR from the exons ATGGGTGTCCCCGTCGTTTTGGCAACGGTTGCTGCGTGCGGTAGTATCGTGACGTCGATCAAGTCGAGCTGGGAGCTCCGGCGCATGGtcaagagaaagaaggagcagcatgaagctgatgatgaggcgCCCTATGTCTTTCGCAAGTTGCGCCAGGCGTACTATGATGGGCTTATGACGGTGCCCGAGTACGAGCAATGGTACGAGAAGTTCCTCGTGGCCAAGGTCGAAAAGGACT TGGCCGGCCTTCGCCGTATCCGGGCGCATCTCCGCATCATTGAGAACGGAGCGCCCATCACAGGCAATCGTCGATCGCGGTCGGTCGAACCAAGCAGGCGTCGGCAGTCTGTGACATTTGCGCCGACTCCTCAGCATCCGGCCTATGTCGACTATCGACAGCCCAACCGTGGAAACATTGAGTACTATGCGGACCCACGCGCCAGGGTTGGTGCGCACCCTGATGAGTTTGTTCGACTGGAGCGACAGTCGACGTACAGTCGTGCTTCGTCGTCGGACGCACAGTCGCGTGTCAGTCGGAGCTCATCGGCGCGGCATGAGTCTAGGGGTcgctcgaggaggaggtatgATAGCAGTGATTCGGATAGTGACGACTACTACTATGAGAAGAGGAGCTATCGCGGTAGGAGCTCAAATCGGTAG
- the RSA4 gene encoding ribosome assembly (COG:S; EggNog:ENOG503NV28), which yields MATVAPPPSKRQKREEIERTTVQQDVSPLLATDLGSFKANFVDGDGNQMADVIEINFADASEKNVSALLNTMMGRDREEFTPYRFRIHIPGRDVIVDQYPTDLLGLLKKHGVNNPFETTITLSAEPQAVFRVQAVSRMAHKISGHGQPILCCQFSPLSSSRLATGSGDNTARIWNVDTGTPEKTLSGHTGWVMSVNWRPDGQQLATCSMDKTVRVWDPATGKSTAELKGHAKWVLGLAWEPYHLWRDGTPRLVSCSKDGTARIWVVNTGRTEHVLSGHKSSITCVRWGGTGQIYTGSQDRTVRIWDSVKGTLVQSLTAHGHWINNIALSSDFVLRTGYLDHSKEVPETEEAKRAKAKERFEKAVKINGKVAERFVSASDDFTMYLWDPTNNGNKPVARLLGHQNKVNQCAFSPDGTIIASAGWDNHTKLWNARDGKFLTTLRGHVGPVFQCAWSADSRLLVTGSRDCTLKVWNVLKGALARDLPGHEDEVYAVDWAPRDGAKVASGGKDKAVRTWMN from the exons ATGGCCACTGtagctccccctccctcgaagaggcaaaagagagaggagatCGAGCGCACCACAGTCCAGCAAGATGTTTCCCCTCTGCTTGCGACGGATCTCGGGTCCTTCAAGGCCAAttttgttgatggtgatgggaacCAAATGGCCGATGTGATTGAGATCAACTTTGCCGATGCCTCCGAGAAGAATGTGTCTGCCTTGTTGAACACTATGATGGGGAGG GATCGTGAAGAATTCACCCCCTACCGCTTTCGCATCCACATCCCCGGAAGGGACGTCATTGTAGACCAATATCCCACAGATCTACTTGGACTCCTTAAAAAGCATGGCGTGAACAACCCCTTCGAAACGACCATCACTCTCTCCGCCGAGCCCCAGGCTGTTTTCAGGGTCCAGGCTGTCTCCCGTATGGCCCACAAGATCTCCGGCCACGGTCAACCTATCCTCTGCTGCCAgttctctcctctttcctccAGCCGCCTCGCCACAGGCAGCGGCGACAACACTGCGCGCATCTGGAATGTCGATACCGGTACACCCGAGAAGACGCTATCTGGGCATACAGGCTGGGTGATGAGTGTAAACTGGAGGCCAGATGGACAACAGCTGGCTACCTGCTCTATGGACAAGACTGTGCGGGTATGGGACCCGGCGACTGGAAAGTCGACAGCCGAGCTCAAAGGGCATGCGAAGTGGGTTTTGGGATTGGCGTGGGAACCTTACCATT TGTGGCGTGATGGCACGCCTAGACTTGTCTCTTGCTCCAAAGACGGCACTGCCAGGATATGGGTCGTCAACACTGGCCGTACTGAGCATGTGCTGAGCGGTCACAAGAGCTCAATTACCTGCGTGAGATGGGGCGGGACAGGCCAG ATTTACACCGGCTCTCAAGACAGAACTGTTCGCATCTGGGATAGCGTAAAGGGCACCCTCGTCCAAAGTCTAACCGCCCACGGCCACTGGATCAACAACATTGCTCTCTCTAGCGACTTTGTCCTGAGAACAGGCTACCTAGACCACAGCAAGGAGGTCCCAGAGACAGAAGAAGCCAAGagggccaaggccaaggagagaTTCGAAAAAGCCGTCAAGATCAACGGCAAGGTTGCCGAGAGGTTTGTCTCAGCGAGCGACGATTTCACAATGTACCTCTGGGATCCAACCAACAACGGGAACAAACCGGTGGCCAGACTGTTAGGTCACCAAAACAAGGTCAATCAGTGTGCCTTCTCTCCAGATGGCACCATAATTGCCAGCGCTGGTTGGGACAACCATACT AAACTATGGAACGCCAGAGACGGCAAGTTCTTGACCACTCTCAGAGGCCACGTCGGTCCGGTGTTCCAATGCGCCTGGTCAGCCGACAGCCGCTTGCTTGTTACTGGTAGCAGAGACTGCACCCTCAAGGTGTGGAACGTTTTGAAGGGCGCGCTGGCGAGGGATCTGCCGGGCCACGAGGACGAGGTGTATGCTGTGGACTGGGCGCCGAGGGACGGAGCCAAGGTGGCGTCTGGTGGGAAAGATAAGGCTGTCAGGACATGGATGAACTag
- the TPS3 gene encoding Trehalose-6-P synthase/phosphatase complex subunit (CAZy:GT20; EggNog:ENOG503NU3V; COG:G), protein MTVFIASLFLPKTIHFTLPGTPPRGSRSEKPQPNPRPAPPERQPSLFQPPSITPPHTPTDEKKPSGLFTNEDGLRVHIPTTTAIEEDGVRAPADRSSPTWGGRLDQPMSRANSPPPPSLIQKARNLHQKAKEMGRAGITQPRTLDRSESHERVFAHANWKIVNADQGNGGLRNAAEAASREGKVGDCTWVGTLGMPTDALQGTQQLQDIQDKLATEHDMLSVCPSDKDFDGHYSHFCKQILWPVFHYQIPDNPKSKAYEDHSWKYYVNVNQAFADVIVKNWKRGDVVWVHDYHLLLVPGMVRKKLPEAKICFFLHVAFPSSEVFRCLAVRKQLLEGMLGANLIGFQIHEYTRHFLQTCSRLLSAEATPDGLQLEDRFVDVVNLPIGIDPVSLSQHREEDEVKRWLDTMRERYAGKKLIVARDKLDHVRGVRQKLLSYELFLNKNPEWRDKVVLIQVALSTSEKSELDATVSDIVTRVNSSWANLAYQPVVYLKQDIDYAQYLALLSVADALMITSQREGMNLTSHEYLFCQDGKISEKKHGSLILSEFTGTSSLFGGNELSVNPWDYRACADAIKKALEMGDEEKEMRWTKLYEAVNHHTGSHWFSEILARLDVVYEQQHRHDQTSVPRLSLNTLVQQYNRTERRLFILDFEGTLVSWGPVNQIIPVSPQRTLDVLNDLLLDDRNTIYVMSGRRPEELDRLFRRVPNLGLIAENGCFLRDCGSTEWTEMADADQIRSWKDSVRGILTYYIERTPGAEIEDRRCSLIFHYKSAEDYESATRQALDCASHINDACEDQRVHAIPMEGCVLVEPLDWTKSTAAQRIFSDLRDRMAPDATHTSPVDFLMVVGDGREDEKVFKWANGLGEEGLVEEVVTVSLGTRNTEATATMTQGVSGVLMALQRLGSIA, encoded by the exons ATGACGGTTTTTATTGCTTCACT ATTCCTCCCCAAGACTATTCATTTCACACTCCCCGGCACACCTCCGCGTGGGTCTCGCTCCGAGAAGCCTCAGCCCAATCCGAGGCCAGCGCCACCTGAGCGGCAGCCTAGCCTGTTCCAACCGCCCAGTATCACCCCGCCTCATACTCCGACCGACGAGAAGAAGCCCAGCGGTCTCTTCACTAACGAGGATGGGCTGCGGGTTCATATTCCAACAACGACAGCGattgaagaagatggtgttCGTGCGCCAGCTGACCGAAGCTCTCCCACCTGGGGAGGTCGTTTAGATCAGCCAATGTCGCGGGCGAActcaccgccacctccttcgTTGATCCAGAAGGCTAGAAACCTGCAtcagaaggccaaggagatgGGTCGGGCCGGCATCACACAACCTCGCACACTCGATAGAAGCGAGAGCCACGAGAGGGTTTTTGCACATGCCAACTGGAAGATCGTTAACGCTGACCAGGGCAATGGCGGTCTTCGAAATGCTGCCGAGGCGGCTTCCAGAGAGGGAAAGGTTGGAGACTGCACTTGGGTTGGCACCCTTGGTATGCCCACCGATGCTCTCCAGGGCACTCAGCAACTCCAGGATATTCAGGACAAGCTCGCCACGGAGCACGACATGCTCAGTGTCTGCCCCTCCGACAAGGACTTTGATGGACACTACTCTCACTTCTGTAAACAAATTCTGTGGCCAGTGTTTCATTACCAGATTCCCGACAACCCCAAGAGCAAGGCATACGAGGATCATTCATGGAAATACTATGTCAATGTCAACCAAGCGTTCGCCGATGTCATCGTTAAGAACTGGAAGCGGGGCGACGTCGTTTGGGTCCACGACTACCATCTTCTCTTAGTCCCTGGCATGGTACGAAAGAAGTTGCCAGAAGCCAAGATTTGCTTCTTCCTTCACGTGGCCTTCCCGTCATCTGAGGTGTTCCGTTGCCTGGCGGTTCGGAAACAGCTGCTGGAAGGCATGCTCGGTGCCAATCTGATTGGATTCCAGATCCACGAGTACACGAGACATTTCCTTCAGACCTGCAGTCGACTCCTTAGTGCGGAGGCCACTCCAGATGGACTCCAGTTGGAAGACCGCTTTGTCGACGTTGTCAATCTCCCAATCGGGATCGATCCTGTTAGTCTCAGCCAGCATCgtgaagaagacgaggttAAGAGATGGCTGGACACCATGAGGGAGCGTTACGCTGGCAAGAAGCTCATTGTTGCTCGCGACAAACTGGATCACGTTCGTGGCGTGAGACAAAAGCTCCTCTCATATGAGCTTTTCCTGAATAAGAATCCGGAGTGGAGGGACAAGGTTGTCCTCATTCAAGTGGCGCTTTCCACCAGCGAGAAGAGCGAGCTGGACGCGACTGTTAGCGACATCGTCACTCGTGTCAACTCCTCGTGGGCCAACTTGGCGTACCAGCCCGTCGTCTACCTCAAGCAAGACATCGACTATGCACAGTATCTTGCTCTATTGAGCGTTGCGGACGCCCTCATGATCACCAGCCAACGCGAGGGCATGAACCTAACCTCGCATGAATACCTCTTTTGCCAGGACGGCAAGATCAGCGAAAAGAAGCATGGATCTCTCATTCTCTCTGAGTTCACTGGCACGTCGTCCCTCTTTGGCGGAAATGAGCTTTCGGTCAACCCTTGGGATTATCGGGCCTGTGCGGATGCGATCAAGAAGGCTCTAGAgatgggggatgaggagaaaGAGATGCGATGGACCAAGCTGTACGAGGCAGTTAACCACCACACAGGGTCTCATTGGTTTTCCGAGATCCTGGCTCGCCTCGATGTTGTGTATGAACAGCAGCACCGTCACGACCAAACCTCTGTTCCCCGACTTTCACTCAACACGCTGGTTCAACAGTACAACAGGACGGAGAGAAGGCTCTTTATCCTTGATTTTGAGGGCACCCTGGTCAGCTGGGGGCCAGTCAACCAAATCATTCCTGTCAGCCCACAG CGCACCCTTGACGTATTGAACGACCTGCTCCTTGACGATCGTAACACTATTTATGTTATGTCTGGCCGCAGACCGGAAGAGCTGGATCGTCTGTTCCGCCGTGTCCCTAATCTCGGCCTCATTGCTGAGAACGGTTGTTTCCTCAGAGACTGTGGTAGCACGGAGTGGACCGAGATGGCTGACGCGGATCAAATCCGCTCCTGGAAGGATTCCGTCAGAGGTATCCTGACATACTACATCGAGCGCACCCCGGGCGCCGAGATAGAGGATCGGCGCTGCTCGCTCATCTTCCACTATAAGTCGGCGGAAGATTACGAATCTGCCACCCGACAGGCCTTGGATTGTGCTAGTCACATCAACGACGCTTGTGAGGACCAGCGAGTCCACGCTATTCCCATGGAGGGCTGCGTCCTTGTGGAGCCGCTTGACTGGACCAAGAGCACGGCTGCCCAAAGGATCTTTTCCGATCTTCGCGACCGCATGGCGCCAGATGCGACTCACACGTCGCCAGTGGACTTCCTCATGGTTGTCGGTGATGGACGTGAGGACGAGAAGGTCTTCAAGTGGGCCAACGGtttgggcgaggagggcctTGTGGAAGAGGTTGTGACGGTCAGCCTGGGAACAAGAAACACGGAGGCGACCGCCACCATGACACAGGGCGTGAGTG GTGTACTCATGGCTCTACAGAGACTGGGATCAATCGCGTAA